ACCTGTAAGgtgttttctttttaatgtttAAACTGTTTAAGCGTTAAAGCTATGGTCACCTACAGTGTCACATCAAGCAGTGATTTCTCTTGGCACTGCCTTAATCTTTGGATGCTAAGGTCAATTTTGGTTACTCCTGCCCTGACTGAGATTGGTAGAATTACACAAAATCAATATGTAAGctttatatttaaaaattattACCTAACATTTTTTAATATATGCTTTTAAAACATGTTGATAAGTTTAAAAATCTGTATCAAAAATGGAATCTACACAACTGGCTTAAATAAGGCATGGTTTTGCTTATTGCTCcaccagctttttaaaaaataaatcaaaccaaatatcCCCGTGAATTATTGGAATCTGGACTGTCCCAATTGAAGAACCTGACTAGCCCCTTGTTAATTccatttcttatttttaaacataTAATTCATTGATCTGAGTACTGCATGCAGAATAAACTGAATGTCAATGTTTCTGACTGTAACTAATACAGGCCTCACCTTTAATCATGCTAAGAGACATCGGAGTCAAGAAAATAGGGACGTTTCTAGGATGTCCCTGCTCTTCTGGTAAAAGCTTATAACCACCGTGAGCGCTTGGAGCAGGTTTATGAGGCGAAGAGTTAGCTAAAATGCAAACTTGCTGCACAACTGAGTTCTTCTTCGATTCGTGCATGCTTAGGTCTGACTCCAGGTAAAGCGCCTGTTTGATTTTTCTGATTCCTAGGTGAACGATTTCAAGTATATTCAAAAGCAAGGAAAAGGCAGCTATACTGAGCATGAAGACGATGAAAATAGTCTTTTCTGTTGGCCTGGAAACGAAGCAATCCACAATATTGGGACAGGGCGATCGGAGACACTTGTAGAGAGGATCAAGTCGAAATCCGTACAGGAGATACTGGCCCATCATAAAACCAATCTCCATCACCAATCTGGTCAGGATCTGGAAGACATAAGTTCGTAAGAGTGAACCTTGGAGAGGTGCCTTATTTACTTTgcgctgttcttccagcttcctcaattctttttccagcctcctgtgcTGTTCCATCTCCAGCTCCATTTCTTCCAGTTCGGTACGAAGGTGGGCTTTCTTCCGCTGTCTTTCTTTCTCCAGTGCTCTCAGGCGATAGAGTGCGTGTCCCATATAAACCAAGGACGGCGAGGAGACGAAGATGATCTGTAAGACCCAGTACCTAATGAGAGAAACGGGAAAGGCCTTGTCGTAGCAGACGTTCCTGCAGCCTGGTTGCTCAGTGTTGCAGATGAATTCAGCTTGTTCGTCatcccaaacatcttcagcagcCACTCCAAGGACCAACATCCTGAAAATGAAAAGGATCGTCAGCCAGATCTTCCCCAGGATGGTCGAGTGAACGTGCACCTCTTCTAAAACGCTTCCTAGCAAATTCCAGTCGCCCATATTCACAGCCGCATTTCCTCTCGctttgaaaacaataaatgcttcATCCTTTTCGCCAGTGAACCGTATCTATCAATTGTTGAATCCCAGGGTGTTCAATGTTGTTATCTCTATCTCCGCGTTTATTTGCTAATCGATCCTTTGGTCtaggctgtgtttttttttaaatcattagtTGTCAATACTGCTGTACATAATATGTGACGCCTCCTACAGTCATTGCTGGTGGACATTCTGGCAGGGATTATCCACCGAACAACTGTTAAATCTGAACTATTTCGATGAATTGTTTCCTAAACTTGCTAGGCGAAATTGAatacgctggagattagagttaagattagaatggtgctggaaaagcacagcatgtcaggcagcatccgaggagcaggaaaatcgacatttcggatgaagggcttttgcccgatacgtCAATATTTCtgtgcctcggatgctgcctgacctcctaaACTTGCTGTCTAGTTCACCTTTTTGACAACCACCATCACTAAACATTGAAGGATACAAAATAATAGGAAGTTAATCTTCGTGGTGTCTTTCTCATAGACCTATCCGATTAACCCCAATTTTCTGTTTTTTCTTTGTTATGATTTAACATTATTTCTTCATGTCAATTCTCTTGAGTGGTAACATTAAATCGGCTTCCACCACCCtttaatataaaggaggatagtaaaagctttttttaggtatgtgaatggcaaaaaaatggttaagactaaaattgggcccttgaagacagaaacaggggaatatattacagggaccaattcagaagaattgaattggtacttcagatctgtgttcacagGGGAAgatacaagcaatctccctgaggtaacagtgggtgaaggacctgaactgaagggaatttatatttgccaggaattggtattggagagactgttaggtctgaaggttgataagtccctggagCCTGATGGTCTacgtcccagggtactgaaggaggtggctcgagaaatcatggatgcgttggtgattattttccagagttcaatagattcgggatcagttccttcagattggagggtggctaatgttgtaccactttttaagaaaagtgggagagagaaagcaggaaattatagaccagttagtctgacctcagtggtgggaaagatgctggagtctattataaaggacgaaattatgacacatctggatagtaataacaggataggtcagagtcagcatggatttgtgaaggggaaatcatgcttgactaatcttctggattttttagaggatgtaactctggagatggacgagggagatccagtagatgtagtgtacctggactttcagaaagcttttgataaagtcccacattggaggttagtgagcaaaattagggcgcatggtattggggcaaagtactaacttggaatgaaagttggttggctgacaggaaacaaagagtagtgataaatggctccatttcggaatggcaggcagtgaccagtggggtactgcagggatcagtgctgggaccgcagctttttacaatatatatgaatgatatagaagatggtattagtaataacattagcaaatttgcgatgatactaagctgggtgacagggtgaaatgtgaggagggtgttaggagattacacggtgacctggacaggttaggtgagtggtcagatgcatggcagatgcagtttaatgtggataaatatatggttatccactttggtggcaagaacagaaaggcagattactacttaaatggaatcaatttagataaaggggcagtacaaagagatctgggtgttcttgtacaccaatcaatgaatgtaagcatgcaggtacagcatgtagtgaaaaaggctaatagcatgctggccttcataacaagagggattgagtatagaagcaaagaggttcttctgcagctgtacaggccctggtgagaccacaattggagtattatgtgcagttctggtctccaaatttgaggaaagacattctggctattgagggaatgcagtgtaggttcatgaggtcaattcctggaatggcgggactaccttacgctgaaagactggagcgactgggcttgtataccattgagtttagaagactgagaggggatctgattgagacgtataagattattaaaggattggatactctggaggcaggaaacatgtttccgctaatgggtgagtgccaaaccagaggacacagcttaaaaatacgggtagaccatttaggacagagatgagaagaaacttcttcacccagagagtggtggctgtgtggaattctctgtcccaaaggacagtggaggcccagtctctggattcatttaaggaagagttggacagagctctcaaggatagtggaatcaagggttatgtagataaggcaggaacaggatactgattaaggatgatcatccatgatcatattgaatggtggtgcaggctcgaagggcacaatagccgactcctgcacctattgtctattatctattgtctttcaGGTAGTCTATTCCAGATCagttttccagaattttctctcCAATTATCCAGAACAAATAGCCCACTTTATTAACATGCATCCAAAACCTTAAACATTTACTTCCTCCACCAATGATATAAgtgcaacagtgtgtaccatttgcAAGAGGAAACTAGGTCAGTTCTGTTGATTTGATGGCTGCTTTGCCAATGTGATGCTGATAGTGTGGGTTTAGCTTCTTGTACTGAGGTCGCTGTGAAGACCCAACATCTTCAACCTCACTCCTTGCCTGTGGCATGGTGACTGTCAGATTAATGTGTCAGATGACTGTCACTACTAGTTATCCTTCCATAATGAGAGCAGCTTATGTCCCTCTGGGATGGTGGTGACTTTCACTTTGTGCAAATTCCCAAAGGTTCTTCAATAGTATCTTCCAAACTTGTGAGCTCTAACATGCACAGAAGTGCACATAATTAGGAACACCACCACTGGTGTTCTTCTTTCCAGGCCATACATGtcttgacttggaattatattgccatttcttcagtgttactgacgcaaaatcctggaactcctggCCTTTACCAGATGGACTCCATTGTTTCAATATGCATTCAGCTCACaatcatcttctcaagagcaatgagGAATGGGTGACAATTGCAGGACTTTCCAGTCACACATAACACACAAAAgattgttttttaaatgttgatttcCATTCCGaactatttaatttaaaaaatgataatAGGACTACTGCAAAAATGCTATGACTCTAAACTAAACACTCTTATAtggactgaaaaaaaaactggtaaGCTGAAATTTTTCCTAAATTTGACTATGTGTCAATTTCAATATGTTTTATGGAGGATTCCCCTTTATGAGCCTTGGTGACTTTTCTCATGCAATTTTACACTGTTCAACTGAATAAGTATGCACAATATCTCCACGATAATGCTCTTCACTCTGTTGCATGGAAGTGTTCACAGTGCAAGGACTTTCTGACATTTATGCCACTGGTGCAATATTTAAACCCACTGTATGCCATTTCAAAAAGTGCAAGCCAGTAATTTCCCTTTTTACAGTTTATGACCTCTGAGGAATTGCGAAGGGGAAGTCTGGCAGAGGCAAATTGGCATCCTGATTTGCTCCCATGGAGATGGAAGTCCTGATGAACAGATTGGTGAACAGGGCCATCTTCTTTCCCCTGGATTGCCAGAGAAGACCTGGCATCATACCCTGAAGGACTGAAGGAACATGCAGCAGATAATGTATGTTTTGCAGCATCTCCTGTCTTTACACTCAGTCTAATTCTGCTactacacccacctcccattgtaCTACTCTCATTATTGCATCCAGCATCTTCTCTCAACAGCTTTCACCCATTCCATTCAATCAAATTATTAAACATTCCTGGTGTggaatggtgactcagtggttagtactgctgcctcctcgtgacagggacccaggttcaattccaccctcaggcaactgtgtggagtttgcatcctgtgtctgtgtggctttcctctgggtgctctggtctcctcccacagtccaaatatatggaggttaggtggattggccatgcttaattccCTATAGTGTCTGGAGGTGGTTAGATAGATTAGGTAGGAATCCAGGGTTAGAgtaggtcagggtgggatgcttttcggggggtcagtgtggagtcaaTTGGCCACACTGTAGATATTCCATGATTGATTCCTGCCTTCTGCACTTCCCACTTTCTCACTTGGGACCCCGGTCCACTGCCTGCAcccactagtttagtttgggaacaagtTTGGCACGGGAGAGTTGGacaaaaaggtctgtttccatgctgtatgcctctatgactatgactaaagCTGTGCAAGTTGCATTCATCTGAATTCACAATTCCCAAACACATTATAATGG
Above is a genomic segment from Hemiscyllium ocellatum isolate sHemOce1 chromosome 3, sHemOce1.pat.X.cur, whole genome shotgun sequence containing:
- the LOC132835321 gene encoding gap junction alpha-9 protein-like, with product MGDWNLLGSVLEEVHVHSTILGKIWLTILFIFRMLVLGVAAEDVWDDEQAEFICNTEQPGCRNVCYDKAFPVSLIRYWVLQIIFVSSPSLVYMGHALYRLRALEKERQRKKAHLRTELEEMELEMEQHRRLEKELRKLEEQRKVNKAPLQGSLLRTYVFQILTRLVMEIGFMMGQYLLYGFRLDPLYKCLRSPCPNIVDCFVSRPTEKTIFIVFMLSIAAFSLLLNILEIVHLGIRKIKQALYLESDLSMHESKKNSVVQQVCILANSSPHKPAPSAHGGYKLLPEEQGHPRNVPIFLTPMSLSMIKGPIERAGRENSMDQYQQDQEQRTRQHDDEHFDEQLSQMRHTLHTLQTQNLSFSGDCAFKTSQQYGIASKTNHNIDNALEQTKPPTYPSCQMENSVPFVNAIRKQSQVSYYKDYLEDHTSIQDSTVRKISCTGSKSKMILESTLASQPESPDSTNVSSSESKHKEESPPVRPPPPSRKMSMETADYEEMKSIYTAAIKDPQQHFKRNCTLPKKARLNTLCSSRPRNFQQGSMIQEGNQSRNMEEICIVIHVVKW